A single genomic interval of Musa acuminata AAA Group cultivar baxijiao chromosome BXJ3-4, Cavendish_Baxijiao_AAA, whole genome shotgun sequence harbors:
- the LOC135635203 gene encoding aspartic proteinase NANA, chloroplast-like: MPAPLLLLLLLVLCCNVAAAAKAHSDSLHLELVRRPPSPSATTRLDLLRELYRSDQLRQRMISQSMGQRRHGRRPLQAPAASQNASLPAPAPAEESFALPLTSGAYTGTGQYFVRFLLGTPAQKFLLVADTGSDLTWVKCRRPRACRRCGRGRFFRPQASTTYDPIRCSSDMCKSALPFALATCPTPASPCAYNYGYSDGSMAKGVFAQESATITLSRGARRRKLGGLVVGCTTSSVGSSFRASDGVLGLGYSAVSFAARAAAGFGGRFSYCLVDHLSPRNASSRLTFGPTPALSHPALPPPRATELVLDARLQPFYAVRIDGVSVDGELLPIPSSVWDAARGGGAILDSGTSLTVLAEPAYRAVASALSRRLGGVPSVSVDPFDHCYNWTAAGPAAEVPKLVLHLAGTARLEPPAKSYVIDVAEGVKCIGITSAPWPGVSTIGNILQQEHVWEFDLKNRRLRFRRSTCRSI; the protein is encoded by the exons ATGCCTGCACCACttctcctcctgctcctcctcgtcctctgcTGTaatgtcgctgccgctgccaaaGCGCACTCAGATTCCCTCCATCTCGAGCTCGTTCGCCGCCCGCCGTCTCCCTCCGCCACCACCCGGCTCGACCTCCTCCGCGAGCTCTACCGCAGCGACCAGCTCCGGCAGCGGATGATCTCCCAGAGCATGGGGCAGCGTCGCCACGGGCGGCGGCCGCTCCAGGCCCCCGCGGCCTCGCAGAACGCCTCTCTgccggcgccggcgccggcgGAGGAGTCGTTCGCGTTGCCGCTCACGTCGGGGGCGTACACGGGCACGGGGCAGTACTTCGTGCGGTTCCTGCTGGGCACGCCGGCGCAGAAGTTCCTGCTGGTGGCGGACACGGGGAGCGACCTGACGTGGGTGAAGTGCCGTCGACCGCGCGCGTGCCGCCGGTGCGGGCGCGGGAGGTTCTTCCGGCCCCAGGCATCGACGACGTACGACCCGATCCGGTGCTCGTCGGACATGTGTAAGTCTGCGCTGCCGTTCGCGCTGGCCACGTGTCCGACACCGGCGAGCCCATGTGCTTACAATTACGG GTACTCCGATGGATCGATGGCGAAGGGGGTATTCGCGCAGGAGTCGGCGACGATAACGCTTTCGAGAGGCGCTCGTCGCAGGAAGCTGGGTGGGCTGGTGGTGGGTTGCACGACCTCATCCGTCGGATCCAGCTTCCGCGCATCGGACGGCGTCCTTGGCCTCGGCTACAGCGCGGTGTCGTTCGCCGCCCGCGCCGCTGCCGGATTCGGCGGCCGCTTCTCCTACTGCCTCGTGGACCATCTCAGCCCCCGGAATGCCTCCAGCCGCCTCACCTTCGGACCCACCCCGGCCCTCTCTCACCCGGCATTGCCGCCCCCTCGCGCCACCGAGCTCGTCCTCGACGCCCGCCTCCAGCCCTTCTACGCCGTCCGCATCGACGGCGTCTCCGTCGACGGCGAGCTACTTCCGATCCCCTCGAGTGTGTGGGATGCCGCCCGCGGCGGCGGCGCCATCCTCGACTCCGGGACGAGCCTGACCGTGCTGGCGGAGCCGGCGTACAGGGCTGTGGCGTCGGCGCTGAGCCGGCGACTGGGCGGGGTCCCGAGTGTGAGCGTGGACCCCTTCGACCACTGCTACAACTGGACGGCGGCGGGGCCGGCGGCGGAAGTGCCGAAGCTGGTGCTGCACCTGGCGGGGACGGCGCGGCTGGAGCCGCCGGCGAAGAGCTACGTGATCGACGTGGCGGAGGGGGTGAAGTGCATCGGTATCACGTCGGCGCCGTGGCCGGGCGTGTCCACCATCGGCAACATCCTGCAGCAGGAGCACGTGTGGGAGTTCGATCTCAAGAATCGACGGCTGAGATTTCGGCGATCCACCTGTCGTTCCATCTGA
- the LOC135635775 gene encoding wax ester synthase/diacylglycerol acyltransferase 11-like, whose product MDSKDGAAPRMRHLSIRTARQSDPADGSAGEEVVEGGRGGAMKEGRRLEEEPVSPGGRLFHQRGFDCYIVAIMGYAKPIDVGVVKSGLEKTLARHPRFCSIPVVLDETGGTKSTWVPAKVVVDDHIVVPDLADPRRITTSPDQLVEDYIASLTCIPMDHSRPLWELHVLNFPTSDAAAVAVLRLHHSLGDGVSLMSLLLACTRKASHPDSLPTVPSHYSRRPPAPKRLHARVFTLLLWLWAFLILTWNTLVDVVCFTATSIFLKDTPTPLMGSQGVEQRPKRIVHRSVSLDDIKDVKNAMHCTINDVLVGVTSAGLSRYLSRRQEQNSNDDDKNKKKKKKELPSNLRLRSTLLVNIRPAPGIHALAELMEGRDDGTKWGNLIGYIILPFEIFNHKDPLDYVRRGKAIADRKKNSLEAIFTYKSAELIVKCLGIKAAAKLCHRMLTHTTLSFSNMVGPVEEIEFFGHPLVYLAPSAYGHPQALTIHFQSYMNTMKIVLAVDDKVISDPHQLLVDFAESLKIIREAIPARS is encoded by the exons ATGGACTCCAAGGATGGAGCAGCGCCCAGGATGAGGCATCTGTCGATAAGAACGGCAAGACAGAGTGACCCGGCCGATGGATCTGccggggaggaggtggtggagggagGAAGGGGAGGAGCAATGAAAGAAGGAAGGCGTCTTGAGGAGGAACCAGTGAGCCCGGGCGGACGGCTATTCCACCAGCGAGGCTTCGACTGCTATATCGTGGCGATCATGGGGTACGCGAAGCCCATCGACGTCGGCGTCGTGAAGTCCGGCTTGGAGAAGACCCTCGCCCGCCACCCCCGGTTCTGCAGTATTCCG GTGGTTTTGGACGAGACCGGAGGGACGAAGTCAACATGGGTGCCGGCGAAGGTGGTGGTGGACGACCACATCGTGGTCCCGGACCTGGCGGACCCACGTCGCATCACCACCTCCCCGGACCAGCTAGTGGAGGACTACATCGCCTCCCTCACCTGCATCCCCATGGACCACTCCCGCCCCCTATGGGAGCTCCACGTCCTCAACTTCCCCACCTCCGACGCCGCCGCCGTCGCAGTGCTCCGCCTCCACCACTCCCTCGGCGACGGCGTCTCCCTCATGTCCCTCCTCCTCGCCTGCACCCGCAAGGCCTCCCACCCCGACTCCCTCCCCACCGTCCCCAGCCACTACTCCCGCCGGCCGCCCGCTCCCAAGAGGCTTCATGCGCGTGTTTTCACGCTCCTCCTGTGGCTCTGGGCCTTTCTGATCCTGACGTGGAACACGCTCGTCGACGTCGTCTGCTTCACGGCTACGTCCATCTTCTTGAAGGACACCCCGACGCCGCTCATGGGGTCCCAGGGCGTGGAGCAGCGTCCCAAACGGATCGTGCACCGGTCGGTGAGCCTCGATGACATCAAGGACGTTAAGAACGCCATGCATTGC ACAATAAACGATGTACTGGTGGGTGTCACGTCCGCGGGGTTGTCTCGTTACCTTAGTAGGAGACAAGAGCAGA ATTCCAATGACGATgataagaacaagaagaagaagaagaaggaactcCCATCGAACTTACGTCTCAGATCAACCCTGCTCGTTAACATCAGGCCGGCTCCGGGGATCCAT GCTTTGGCTGAGCTGATGGAGGGCAGGGATGATGGCACCAAGTGGGGGAATTTGATTGGTTACATCATCCTTCCCTTCGAAATCTTCAACCATAAGGACCCTTTGGATTACGTTCGCAGAGGGAAGGCGATTGCGGACAGGAAGAAGAACTCATTGGAAGCCATCTTCACGTATAAAAGTGCAGAGCTCATTGTCAAATGTTTGGGCATCAAG GCAGCAGCTAAGCTGTGTCATAGAATGCTCACCCACACGACGTTGTCATTCTCAAACATGGTCGGGCCGGTTGAGGAAATCGAATTTTTCGGTCACCCACTAGTCTACCTTGCTCCCAGTGCATATGGACATCCACAA GCGCTCACCATTCATTTTCAGAGTTACATGAACACGATGAAGATAGTTCTAGCAGTCGATGACAAGGTGATATCAGACCCTCACCAGCTTCTGGTTGACTTTGCTGAATCCCTAAAGATCATCAGGGAAGCAATTCCAGCCAGATCATAG
- the LOC135635182 gene encoding wax ester synthase/diacylglycerol acyltransferase 11-like, whose amino-acid sequence MGADRGGGGEPHRDPEPGGRRPETSPDQLVEDYVASITCNPMGHCRPLWDLHILNIPTSDAAAVSVLRLHHSLGDGTSLMFLFLACICNASDPDFSLPTIPKHYLRLPPASKMLHAGAFTGLLWLSTSRTSRTPCITVNDVLVGVTSAGLSRYLIRRYVRTCHTDDDDSEKNQLPSNIRLRSTLLVNIRPIPGIHALAELTEGRDGETKWGNFIGYIILPSSIMRCKNPLDYIRRAKATADRKNSLEAIFTYKGAELIVKCFGIKAAAALCRRVLSNTALSISNMIGPVEEIVFYDHPLVYLALSVFGHPQALTVHFQSYVNTMKIVLTVDEAVIPDPYLLLDGLAESLRLITTAIPATS is encoded by the exons ATGGGTGCGGACCGAGGTGGTGGTGGAGAACCACATCGTGATCCCGAACCTGGAGGACGCAGGCCGGAAACCTCCCCGGACCAGCTGGTGGAGGACTACGTAGCCTCCATCACTTGCAACCCCATGGGCCACTGCCGCCCCCTCTGGGATCTCCACATCCTCAACATCCCCACCTCCGATGCCGCCGCCGTTTCAGTGCTCCGCCTCCACCACTCCCTCGGCGACGGCACCTCCCTCATGTTCCTCTTCCTCGCCTGCATCTGCAACGCCTCCGACCCCGATTTTTCCCTTCCCACAATCCCCAAACACTACCTCCGGCTGCCGCCCGCCTCCAAGATGCTCCATGCGGGTGCTTTTACGGGCCTCTTGTGGCTGTCGACATCAAGGACGTCAAGAACGCCATGCATT ACGGTAAACGATGTCCTGGTGGGAGTCACATCTGCGGGGTTGTCTCGTTACCTTATCAGGAGATATGTAAGGACCT GTCACACTGACGACGATGATAGCGAGAAGAATCAGCTCCCCTCAAACATTCGACTCCGTTCAACGCTGCTCGTTAACATTAGACCGATACCCGGAATCCAT GCTTTGGCTGAGCTGACGGAGGGCAGAGATGGTGAAACCAAGTGGGGGAATTTTATTGGTTATATCATCCTACCCTCCTCAATCATGAGGTGCAAGAACCCCCTGGACTACATTCGCAGAGCCAAAGCGACTGCAGACAGAAAGAACTCCCTGGAGGCCATCTTCACGTACAAAGGTGCAGAGCTCATCGTCAAATGTTTCGGCATCAAG GCAGCAGCCGCATTGTGCCGCAGAGTGCTGTCGAACACGGCGTTGTCAATCTCAAACATGATCGGGCCTGTCGAAGAGATTGTGTTCTATGACCATCCACTCGTCTACCTCGCTCTTAGTGTATTTGGGCATCCACAA GCCCTCACGGTTCATTTCCAGAGTTACGTGAACACGATGAAGATAGTTCTGACAGTGGATGAAGCGGTGATACCGGATCCTTACTTACTTCTGGATGGTCTCGCGGAATCCCTCCGACTCATCACGACGGCCATTCCTGCAACATCGTAA